One window of Lepeophtheirus salmonis chromosome Z, UVic_Lsal_1.4, whole genome shotgun sequence genomic DNA carries:
- the LOC121129995 gene encoding LOW QUALITY PROTEIN: protein FAM91A1 (The sequence of the model RefSeq protein was modified relative to this genomic sequence to represent the inferred CDS: deleted 1 base in 1 codon): protein MNIEVENQIRQNVEWTKVPNSVKQLLGNAYEEYAKAIITFSVQNQLSYSGNLIRHIKKDEKKYYEDLSDYGRSNLMLFPYHLSTEIIKDFKITNPFRYYSQMLESLINQEKSYDSLPNFTAADCLRLLGIGRNQYIDLMNQSRSSKKFGGFFRSRSCKELLPTKPISNFSIVPWWIVNTVTSSEDDLKYLDKYERMLITQLIDTGPCPAGHLNYETVLSLYRKSMLYFDVPIFEEDHVVVPPLEGFVMNRVLGDFLETLMYKIFVSIDENTSVSELAAVLEVNANSARDAVSVYCRLGFAKKKNCEIDSNDLHPSWYNHSDPYSKKKENSFNRNSVSISSDEDDSLLRELNQALESEEIINDSSEELVVDENSDKGTILSNNSVAKKIAFIFDSTLTAYLMMGNLSPGLKNHAVTMFEVGKLSDESLDSFVVELEKVSKVEGEGEAARYFSHALNLMDTINFLRQNPNLKDDEENMCLGLDLIRCESLQSLKASTVERLLTKNYSLIVSMAPLNNTTLFGSSLPPHLGPLTPEFSSIWFKMYLYHVTGHGPPSLLLVRGYRLRKLPKILRSCTKLLITTWGHEPTEIPVAGAMTMILDALQHSCILIQGYSYISDSETPRKILTFPIDENVEKEHDIIDKLKENIDINNTCGYMTLVNLRTLDLPSEAPNPPDEKGLSLLQEEVNNIDHPCAGTNNEDESTPESNEDSHDSKLYENKWTLLDMHFGLPLFDSGLNKSISRKIVDKKIWKSVNLDQSKERNSNFYSKFSKFIDKYRPTQLNFTEVPFPSTNIIFENGKLTELTEM from the exons ATGAATATTGAGGTGGAGAATCAAATCCGTCAGAATGTAGAATGGACAAAAGTTCCTAACTCTGTCAAACAA CTCTTGGGGAATGCCTATGAGGAATACGCGAAGGCAATCATTACATTCAGTGTTCAAAATCAGCTCTCTTATAGTGGGAATCTAA TTCGCCACATCAAGAAAGATGAGAAAAAGTATTACGAGGACTTATCCGATTATGGCCGAAGTAATCTTATGTTATTCCCTTACCATCTCTCTACAGAGATTATTAAGGACTTTAAAATCACAAATCCCTTTCGCTACTATTCTCAAATGCTTGAGAGCTTAATTAACCAAGAAAAGAGCTATGATTCACTACCTAATTTCACTGCCGCTGACT GTCTGCGACTCCTCGGGATCGGTAGAAATCAATACATAGATTTGATGAATCAAAGTCGAAGTTCCAAAAAGTTTGGAGGATTCTTTCGTTCTCGCTCTTGTAAGGAGCTTCTGCCCACAAAACCTATCTCTAATTTTAGTATTGTTCCTTGGTGGATTGTGAACACGGTAACCTCATCCGAGGATGATTTGAAG TACTTAGATAAATATGAGCGTATGCTCATTACGCAGCTAATTGATACTGGTCCATGTCCTGCAGGACATTTAAATTACGAAACTGTGTTATCTTTATATAG GAAAAGTATGCTCTATTTTGATGTACCTATATTCGAAGAGGATCATGTAGTAGTT CCCCCTTTAGAAGGATTTGTCATGAATCGGGTCTTGGGAGATTTTTTGGAGACTCTAATGTACAAAATATTCGTGTCCATCGATGAAAATACCTCTGTGTCAGAa ctggcagCCGTCTTGGAGGTCAATGCAAATAGTGCAAGGGATGCTGTCTCTGTTTATTGTCGCCTTGGTTTtgctaaaaagaaaaactgtgaGATCGACTCTAATGACTTGCACCCATCCTGGTACAATCATTCTGATCCATATTCCAAGAAAAAAGAGAACTCGTTTAATAGGAACTCAGTCTCGATTAGCTCAGACGAGGATGATTCCCTTTTAAGAGAGTTGAATCAAGCTTTGGAATCCgaagaaattataaatgatagtTCCGAGGAACTTGTCGTTGATGAGAATTCGGATAAAGGAACCATTTTAAGCAATAATTCTGTTGCTAAAAAGATTGCATTTATCTTTGATTCCACTTTAACAGCTTATTTGATGATGGGAAACTTATCACCG GGCTTGAAAAACCACGCAGTGACAATGTTTGAAGTTGGAAAACTATCAGATGAATCCTTGGATAGTTTTGTTGTTGAATTAGAAAAGGTTTCTAAAGTGGAGGGTGAGGGTGAAGCTGCCAGGTATTTTTCACATGCCCTAAATTTGATGGATACTATAAATTTTCTTCGtcaaaatccaaatttgaaggATGATGAGGAAAATATGTGTCTTGGGTTGGATTTAATCCGATGTGAGTCTTTGCAGAGTCTTAAAGCTTCAACAGTGGAACGACTTCTTACTAAAAATTATTC TCTTATTGTTTCCATGGCACCCTTGAACAATACTACACTCTTTGGGTCTTCCTTGCCACCCCATTTGGGCCCATTAACACCAGAATTTTCATCTATTTGGTTTAAAATGTATCTGTATCATGTGACAGGGCACGGGCCTCCCTCTTTACTATTGGTCCGAGGTTATCGTTTAAGAAAATTGCCCAAGATCCTACGCTCTTgtacaaaattacttattacaacTTGGGGACATGAGCCGACAGAAATTCCTGTTGCTGGTGCTATGACTATGATTTTAGATGCTCTTCAGCATTCTTGTATTCTTATTCAAGGATATTCGTATATTTCGGACTCTGAGACTCCACGCAAAATCCTAACATTTCCGATTGATGAAA atgtTGAAAAAGAACATGATATTATcgacaaattaaaggaaaacaTAGACATAAATAATACATGTGGGTATATGACACTCGTTAATCTTCGTACTTTAGATCTTCCTTCGGAAGCACCTAACCCTCCAGATGAAAAAGGGTTATCCTTATTACAAGAAGAAGTAAATAACATTGACCACCCTTGTGCTGGAACTAACAATGAAGATGAAAGTACTCCTGAATCCAATGAGGACAGTCATGATtccaaattatatgaaaataaatggacCCTATTGGATATGCATTTTGGATTACCACTCTTTGATTCCGGTCTTAACAAGTCCATAAGCCGTAAAATtgtcgataaaaaaatatggaaatccGTCAA TTTGGACCAATCAAAGGAACGCAACTCCAACTTTTACAGcaaattttcaaagtttatcGACAAGTACAGGCCAACTCAGCTCAATTTTACCGAAGTACCTTTTCCGTCCactaatatcatttttgaaaatggtaAACTCACTGAATTGACTGAGatgtaa
- the IntS14 gene encoding LOW QUALITY PROTEIN: integrator complex subunit 14 (The sequence of the model RefSeq protein was modified relative to this genomic sequence to represent the inferred CDS: deleted 2 bases in 1 codon): MPTVIILDTSLSMLRPISEKDLSTTYMDLAIGGISMILDHLEQHFKLEYVALLLHSSLSDVLVGFTRDLNVIRDKLSSIDAFDTSRIPSAITGLCSLISEEWGPCLPIDSILITDGTLNHNQSPFQKSPLALKGSFNVISLCPMPQHVQDHFENIIQTLNIPGRVYLPTHQSDAFASLLTQYQPYIGTLKFGHSLSCTVSLCPPPRSPYKVTGDFTSYTSTLGNSLDILGFLTLSDVASPPVISKHLVITTTELGEDSRNVPSLVVFLHGAFKVVNMCALVKVSEEDDWYGLLFSCSDSKKRSSLMLSLFEPGSKPVPWLGDIQELGPSSDLNETTFDPFPVPRRGMKPSYSSNPVVWIKNSSLQSDIQKILRHGRKLPDKTPHFYKELNRLKKAALCLGFHELLEGVAAIFERECSVLPASSHPDCAVQLRHAAEELRSKECLSLEHQITPLNQKFK, translated from the exons ATGCCTACGGTTATCATTTTGGACACAAGCTTGTCCATGCTACGGCCAATATCTGAGAAGGACTTATCTACAACCTATATGGATTTAGCAATCGGCGGAATTTCCATGATTCTGGATCATTTGGAACAGCATTTCAAATTAGAGTATGTGGCACTCCTTCTCCATTCCTCATTGTCAGATGTTCTAGTTGGATTTACCCGCGACTTAAATGTGATTCGTGATAAATTATCATCTATCGACGCCTTTGATACGTCTCGAATCCCATCAGCCATTACAGGACTTTGTAGCTTAATATCTGAGGAGTGGGGCCCATGTCTACCCATTGACTCTATTTTAATAACGGATGGAACCCTGAATCACAATCAATCTCCTTTTCAAAAGTCTCCTCTTGCCCTTAAAGGATCcttcaatgtgatttccttgTGTCCCATGCCTCAACATGTCCAGGATCATTTTGAGAACATAATTCAAACACTTAATATCCCTGGACGCGTCTATTTACCCACACATCAGTCTGATGCCTTTGCCTCATTACT AACACAATATCAACCCTATATAGGCACTCTTAAATTTGGCCATTCTCTATCCTGCACAGTTAGTTTATGCCCACCTCCACGTAGTCCCTATAAAGTAACCGGGGATTTCACGTCTTATACATCCACTCTTGGGAATAGTCTTGATATTTTAGGCTTTCTAACACTCAGTGATGTTGCAAGTCCACCAGTTATCTCTAAACATCTTGTAATAACCACAACAGAATTAGGAGAAGATTCGAGAAATGTCCCATCTCTTGTTGTCTTTCTTCATGGTGCATTTAAAGTTGTGAATATGTGTGCCTTAGTCAAAGTCTCGGAAGAGGATGATTGGTACGGACTTCTCTTTTCTTGCTCTGATTCAAAGAAGAGGTCAAGTCTTATGCTAAGTTTATTTGAACCAGGTTCAAAACCTGTACCCTGGCTCGGAGATATACAAGAATTAGGGCCCTCCTCGGATTTAAATGAAACAACCTTTGATCCATTCCCTGTCCCTCGACGTGGAATGAAACCTAGCTACAGTTCGAATCCTGTTGTTTGGATAAAAAACTCATCACTACAGTCCGATATTCAAAAAATCCTGCGACATGGACGAAAATTGCCCGACAAAACTCCGCATTTTTATAAGGAACTGAATCGTTTGAAAAAAGCCGCTCTTTGCCTAGGATTTCATGAACTATTAGAAGGTGTTGCCGCTATTTTCGAACGAGAGTGCTCGGTTCTTCCCGCTTCTTCACATCCGGATTGTGCTGTTCAGTTGAGACATGCAGCAGAAGAGCTTAGATCGAAGGAGTGTCTATCTTTAGAACATCAAATCACACCTCtcaaccaaaaatttaaatga
- the LOC121129996 gene encoding SET domain-containing protein SmydA-8 has translation MSSKNEEMILEEEVQKYITLQDEVLGKCLIAKKNLCQGEFIFKDSPLISGPCRDSSIVCLNCYGSIQDENEDISVCSRCGLPLCGQCDESELNLHKPECHALSSSKRGKRTSLALLDNVSLLFEVVLVLRCLHLRDIPENWSHFLGLTSHVGERRDSELEARALEASEVVIRDIGIEIPREEVLNICGILDTNSFEIPLPSSPGTIQAIYKIGCLPEHNCIPTGHRCFESDLSLVLRASVDLKAGDHITITYTDSLWPTMERRTHLLYSKHFSCICERCRDPTEKGSFIGALNCLKCGVGRILPENPLEDKNETSWICIDCGYVSPQGFAEDTYNQVAQVIQGMESAEINPEQCNRFITLYSKILNSQHAHMLDVKHTLLHLLGHHEGYLLGDLSNYLLQLKEDIARCLLQVAEKILPGISRLRGTTLYELYLTYQQRALNWKGEGKKQEEILAAFRTAKDVLSQSIQYLQFEPKHQPEGQLAERAQEDLNTLTKYIDEIKNQS, from the exons ATGagttcaaaaaatgaagaaatgatcTTGGAAGAAGAGGTTCAAAAGTACATTACTCTTCAAGATGAAGTTTTGGGTAAATGTCTAATAGCCAAGAAGAACTTGTGTCAAggagaatttattttcaaagattcGCCTCtaa ttagTGGACCATGCAGAGATTCAAGCATTGTTTGCTTAAATTGCTATGGAAGTATTCAAGATGAGAACGAAGATATATCTGTTTGTTCTCGGTGTGGATTACCGCTATGTGGTCAATGTGACGAGTCAGAATTAAATTTGCATAAACCAGAGTGTCATGCTTTATCTTCTTCAAAACGAGGCAAGAGAACGAGTCTTGCATTATTGGACAATGTGTCACTTTTGTTCGAAGTAGTCCTTGTTCTTCGATGTCTTCATTTGAGGGACATTCCAGAAAATTGGTCTCACTTTTTGGGCTTGACTTCTCATGTTGGAGAGAGAAGAGATTCAGAATTGGAAGCAAGAGCATTGGAAGCTTCAGAGGTAGTAATTAGAGATATTGGTATAGAAATCCCCCGGGAAGAGGTACTTAATATTTGTGGAATATTAGATACTAACTCATTTGAAATTCCTTTACCTTCAAGCCCTGGAACAATTCAA GCGATTTATAAGATAGGATGTCTACCCGAGCACAACTGCATTCCTACTGGACATCGATGCTTTGAATCAGATTTATCCCTTGTTCTACGAGCATCAGTCGATTTGAAAGCTGGTGACCATATCACGATTACTTACACAGATTCTCTATGGCCTACTATGGAAAGACGCACCCATCTTCTCTATTCGAAACATTTTAGTTGCATCTGTGAACGTTGCAGGGACCCAACAGAGAAAGGATCTTTTATAGGTGCACTAAACTGCCTAAAATGTGGTGTAGGACGGATTTTGCCAGAGAATCCACtagaagataaaaatgaaacgTCTTGGATATGTATTGATTGTGGGTATGTTTCTCCCCAGGGATTTGCTGAGGACACCTACAATCAAGTAGCACAAGTCATTCAAGGAATGGAAAGTGCAGAGATCAATCCAGAGCAATGTAATAGATTTATCAcactttattcaaaaattttaaactctcAGCATGCACATATGCTTGATGTGAAGCACACTTTACTTCATCTTCTTGGTCATCATGAGGGTTACCTCCTTGGAGATTTATCAAATTATCTCCTGCAGTTAAAGGAAGACATTGCTCGATGTTTACTACAAGTTGCTGAAAAGATTTTACCAG gAATCTCTCGCCTACGTGGAACTACTTTGTATGAGCTATACTTGACGTATCAACAAAGGGCATTAAATTGGAAAGGCGAAGGGAAGAAACAAGAGGAGATACTTGCAGCTTTCAGG ACTGCTAAGGACGTATTGAGCCAAAGCattcaatatttacaatttgagCCCAAGCACCAGCCAGAAGGGCAGCTTGCAGAGAGAGCACAAGAGGATCTGAACACATTAACAAAGTATATAGACgaaataaaaaaccaaagttGA